One region of Sphingomonas abietis genomic DNA includes:
- a CDS encoding SDR family oxidoreductase — translation MQRLNNKTCVVTGAARGIGRAIAARFHDEGAIVTDIDEATGAATAAEIGCRFEPLDVREEDHWVRLAGVVPVADVVVNNAGVTGFETGMTPHDPEHASLADWREVHRVNLDGTFLGCRYAIGAMKNAGNGSIINISSRSGLVGIPGAAAYASSKAAIRNHSKTVALYCAQQGWRIRCNSIHPAAILTPIWEPMLGTGPDRDAKVQALVADTPLKRFGMPDEVAAIAVTLASDEATYVTGTEVNIDGGLLAGSAASPG, via the coding sequence ATGCAAAGATTGAATAACAAGACGTGCGTCGTCACTGGCGCGGCGCGTGGCATCGGCCGCGCTATTGCGGCCCGCTTCCATGACGAAGGCGCCATCGTCACCGACATAGATGAAGCGACAGGGGCGGCTACTGCGGCCGAGATCGGGTGTCGGTTCGAACCACTCGACGTGCGCGAGGAAGACCATTGGGTTCGGTTGGCCGGCGTCGTTCCGGTTGCCGACGTGGTGGTGAACAATGCCGGCGTGACCGGCTTTGAGACGGGCATGACTCCGCACGATCCGGAACACGCCAGCCTGGCGGATTGGCGCGAGGTCCACCGCGTCAACCTCGACGGAACGTTCCTCGGCTGTCGCTATGCCATCGGCGCGATGAAGAACGCAGGAAATGGCTCGATAATCAACATATCGTCGCGCTCGGGCTTGGTCGGCATCCCCGGCGCGGCAGCCTATGCTTCGTCCAAGGCAGCGATCCGTAACCACAGCAAAACGGTCGCGCTTTACTGCGCGCAGCAAGGTTGGAGGATACGCTGCAACTCGATCCACCCGGCGGCGATCCTCACGCCGATCTGGGAGCCGATGTTAGGAACTGGTCCCGATCGGGACGCCAAGGTTCAGGCGCTCGTCGCGGACACACCGCTCAAGCGGTTCGGGATGCCTGATGAAGTCGCGGCCATTGCCGTAACCCTTGCCTCGGACGAAGCGACCTATGTCACCGGCACGGAGGTCAACATCGACGGCGGGTTGCTTGCCGGGTCTGCTGCTTCACCCGGTTAA
- the mtgA gene encoding monofunctional biosynthetic peptidoglycan transglycosylase, whose amino-acid sequence MDGAPVSTSPAPPRRRVTLGRLVRWLFKALLWFVGLSVLWVAIYRFVPPPVTVTMLTNALDGRGISKDWMPLARIDPNMARAAIGAEDSRFCYHHGFDFTAIQKAMAHNEDSKRIRGGSTISQQTAKNVFLWQGRSYVRKGLEAWFTVLIEAIWGKHRIMEMYLNVAETGIGTYGVNAGSMRYFHHDASHMSATEAARIAAILPLPKVRGAVAPVGYVRRYGNRIAARIATVRSGGYDSCLR is encoded by the coding sequence ATGGACGGCGCACCTGTCAGCACCAGCCCCGCCCCGCCCCGCCGCCGCGTCACCCTCGGCCGCCTGGTCCGCTGGCTGTTCAAGGCGCTCCTGTGGTTCGTCGGGCTGTCGGTGCTGTGGGTCGCGATCTACCGCTTCGTGCCGCCGCCCGTCACCGTCACCATGCTGACCAACGCGCTCGACGGGCGCGGGATCAGCAAGGACTGGATGCCGCTCGCCAGGATCGATCCCAACATGGCGCGGGCCGCGATCGGCGCCGAGGATTCGCGCTTCTGCTATCATCACGGCTTCGATTTCACCGCGATCCAGAAGGCGATGGCGCATAATGAGGACAGCAAGCGCATCCGCGGCGGATCGACGATCAGCCAGCAGACCGCCAAGAACGTCTTCCTCTGGCAGGGCCGCTCCTATGTCCGCAAGGGGCTGGAGGCGTGGTTCACCGTCCTGATCGAGGCGATCTGGGGCAAGCACCGGATCATGGAGATGTATCTGAACGTCGCCGAGACCGGGATCGGCACCTATGGCGTCAATGCCGGTTCGATGCGCTATTTCCACCATGACGCGAGCCATATGTCGGCCACCGAGGCCGCGCGGATCGCCGCCATCCTACCGCTGCCCAAGGTGCGTGGCGCGGTGGCGCCGGTCGGCTATGTCCGCCGCTACGGCAACCGTATCGCGGCGCGCATCGCTACGGTAAGATCGGGCGGATATGATAGCTGCCTGCGCTAG
- a CDS encoding class I SAM-dependent methyltransferase gives MKPRHLLLATLATLMLPAATLSTPPLYLAAVSDPGRPAADKARDADRKPADMLAFAKVRPGQTVVDYIPSKGYFTRLFSAAVGPKGKVYAVTPQLMLDLFAKGGHPAPPSVTTEPGRGNVQDAVAKDGSLGVPDATVDLVWTAQNYHDIHIFAGADGAAQLNKAAFAALKPGGLYVVLDHAAQPGLDDAGMKTLHRIDEALVKKEVLAAGFVADGESDALRNPADPHSANVFDPSIRGKTDQFILRFRKPK, from the coding sequence GTGAAACCTCGTCACCTTCTGCTCGCGACCCTGGCCACGCTGATGCTGCCGGCGGCCACGCTGTCGACGCCACCGCTCTATCTCGCGGCCGTCTCCGATCCGGGCCGCCCGGCCGCGGACAAGGCCCGCGATGCCGACCGCAAGCCCGCCGACATGCTCGCCTTCGCCAAGGTGAGGCCGGGGCAGACCGTGGTCGATTACATCCCGAGCAAGGGCTATTTCACCCGCCTGTTCAGTGCCGCCGTCGGCCCCAAAGGCAAGGTCTATGCGGTGACGCCGCAGCTGATGCTCGATCTGTTCGCCAAGGGCGGCCATCCGGCGCCGCCGTCGGTCACCACCGAACCGGGGCGCGGCAATGTTCAGGATGCGGTGGCCAAGGATGGTTCGCTCGGCGTGCCCGACGCCACCGTCGATCTCGTCTGGACCGCGCAGAATTACCACGACATCCACATCTTCGCCGGGGCGGACGGCGCGGCGCAGCTCAACAAGGCGGCGTTCGCGGCGCTGAAGCCCGGCGGGCTGTACGTGGTGCTCGATCACGCCGCCCAGCCCGGCCTCGACGATGCCGGCATGAAGACGCTGCACCGGATCGACGAGGCGCTGGTGAAGAAGGAGGTGCTGGCCGCCGGTTTCGTCGCCGATGGCGAAAGCGATGCCCTGCGCAACCCGGCCGATCCGCACAGCGCCAACGTGTTCGATCCGTCGATCCGGGGAAAGACGGACCAGTTCATCCTGCGCTTCAGAAAACCGAAATAA
- a CDS encoding YbaB/EbfC family nucleoid-associated protein, translating to MNIEELMKAAQNVQDQLSKAQDTLDQVQVEGAAGGGLVKVQATAKGRVTGIDIDESLLNPSEKQMLEDLIAAAFNDARTKADVVSQQEMGKMTAGMPLPPGFKLPF from the coding sequence ATGAACATCGAAGAACTCATGAAGGCCGCGCAGAATGTGCAGGACCAGCTGAGCAAGGCGCAGGACACGCTGGATCAGGTCCAGGTCGAAGGTGCGGCCGGCGGCGGGCTGGTCAAGGTCCAGGCCACCGCCAAGGGTCGCGTCACCGGCATCGACATCGACGAGAGCCTGCTGAATCCGTCCGAGAAACAGATGCTCGAAGACCTGATCGCCGCCGCCTTCAACGATGCCCGCACCAAGGCGGATGTCGTCAGCCAGCAGGAGATGGGCAAGATGACCGCCGGTATGCCGCTCCCGCCCGGCTTCAAGCTACCCTTCTGA
- a CDS encoding DNA polymerase III subunit gamma/tau, with product MARSATRLAAMTESAPYRVLARKYRPQRFDQLIGQDAMVQTLGNAIRRGRLAHAFLMTGVRGVGKTSTARLIAKALNCIGEDGQGGPTIDPCGVCEPCKAIAEGRHIDVVEMDAASHTGVDDVREIIEAVRYAAVSARYKIYIIDEVHMLSKNAFNALLKTLEEPPAHVKFLFATTEVNKVPITVLSRCQRFDLRRISAELLAQHFAHVVEAEEVAAEPEALALIARAAEGSARDGLSILDQAIAHAGAEASGVSAAQVREMLGLSDRGAVRRLFALLLSGDAPAVLAALAEQHVLGVEPAALFRGLLEAVHGITRAKAGGVPDPAQSVEERQALDAWAGKLGHATLHRLWQLLLKGLSEVETTAMPMEAAEMALLRVVHASSLPDPGELLRRLQSGEPMPALDAAPPVAPAAGGSGPSASVVAVAPAPPVVRAPESFAALVEAVSGRHAHLAQQLHDYASVIRYAPPELELCPRRPIDGHVAKALDDIAPIGWKVVMSDQPGAPTLREQELAAKADEDRAIRESPVVAAVFAAFPGAELIEDDQRSIA from the coding sequence GTGGCGAGGTCGGCGACTAGATTGGCGGCGATGACAGAATCCGCACCCTATCGCGTGCTCGCGCGCAAATACCGGCCGCAGCGTTTCGACCAGCTCATCGGGCAGGATGCGATGGTGCAGACGCTGGGCAATGCGATCCGGCGCGGGCGGCTGGCCCATGCCTTTCTGATGACCGGCGTGCGCGGGGTGGGGAAGACCTCCACCGCGCGGCTGATCGCCAAGGCGCTGAACTGCATCGGCGAGGACGGGCAGGGCGGCCCGACGATCGATCCCTGCGGCGTCTGCGAGCCGTGCAAGGCGATCGCCGAGGGGCGCCATATCGACGTGGTCGAGATGGACGCCGCCTCCCACACCGGCGTCGATGACGTGCGCGAGATCATCGAGGCGGTGCGCTATGCGGCGGTCTCGGCGCGCTACAAGATCTACATCATCGACGAAGTCCACATGCTGTCGAAGAATGCGTTCAACGCGCTTTTGAAGACGCTCGAGGAACCCCCTGCGCACGTTAAGTTTTTGTTCGCGACCACCGAAGTGAACAAGGTGCCGATCACGGTGCTGTCGCGCTGCCAGCGCTTCGACCTGCGGCGGATCTCGGCGGAGCTGCTCGCCCAGCATTTCGCCCATGTCGTGGAAGCGGAGGAGGTTGCGGCCGAGCCCGAGGCGCTGGCGCTGATCGCACGCGCCGCCGAAGGGAGCGCGCGCGACGGGCTGTCGATCCTCGATCAGGCCATCGCCCACGCCGGCGCCGAGGCCTCCGGCGTCTCGGCCGCGCAGGTGCGCGAGATGCTCGGCCTGTCCGACCGCGGCGCGGTGCGGCGGCTGTTCGCGCTGCTGCTGTCCGGCGATGCCCCGGCGGTGCTGGCGGCGCTGGCCGAGCAACATGTGCTGGGCGTCGAGCCCGCTGCGCTGTTCCGCGGGCTGCTGGAGGCGGTCCATGGCATCACGCGGGCCAAGGCCGGCGGCGTGCCCGATCCGGCGCAGTCGGTCGAGGAACGGCAGGCGCTGGACGCATGGGCCGGCAAGCTCGGCCATGCGACGCTCCACCGGCTGTGGCAGCTGCTGCTCAAGGGGCTGAGCGAGGTCGAGACCACGGCGATGCCGATGGAGGCCGCCGAGATGGCGCTGCTCCGCGTCGTCCATGCCAGTTCGCTGCCCGATCCCGGCGAGTTGCTGCGGCGCCTGCAATCGGGCGAGCCGATGCCGGCGCTGGATGCCGCGCCGCCGGTGGCGCCGGCGGCCGGCGGGTCAGGCCCGAGCGCGAGCGTGGTAGCGGTTGCGCCGGCTCCCCCCGTCGTGCGTGCGCCCGAGAGCTTCGCCGCTTTGGTGGAGGCGGTGTCCGGCCGCCATGCCCATCTCGCGCAGCAGCTCCACGATTATGCCAGCGTGATCCGTTACGCGCCGCCCGAGCTGGAGCTGTGCCCCCGCCGCCCGATCGACGGCCATGTCGCCAAGGCGCTGGACGATATCGCGCCGATCGGCTGGAAGGTGGTGATGAGCGACCAGCCCGGCGCGCCAACCTTGCGCGAGCAGGAACTCGCCGCCAAGGCGGACGAGGATCGCGCCATTCGCGAGAGCCCGGTGGTCGCGGCGGTGTTCGCCGCCTTCCCCGGCGCCGAACTTATCGAAGACGATCAACGGAGTATCGCATGA
- a CDS encoding GFA family protein, whose amino-acid sequence MTRRIASCSCGALTVACEGEPVRVSVCHCLHCQRRSGSSFAAQARFDEAHVAFAGPWREWVRTNDDGGHARHRFCPDCGSTVAYTLDRDPGVVAIAIGAFADPAFPAPEYSVYEERKHRWVATLGESIDHFD is encoded by the coding sequence ATGACCCGCCGCATCGCATCCTGCTCCTGTGGAGCGCTGACCGTCGCCTGCGAGGGCGAGCCGGTCCGGGTGTCGGTGTGCCATTGCCTCCACTGCCAGCGCCGTTCGGGCAGCAGCTTCGCGGCGCAGGCGCGCTTCGACGAGGCGCACGTCGCGTTCGCCGGGCCGTGGCGTGAATGGGTGCGCACCAACGACGATGGCGGCCATGCCCGCCATCGCTTCTGCCCCGATTGCGGATCGACCGTGGCCTATACACTCGATCGCGATCCGGGCGTGGTGGCGATCGCGATCGGTGCGTTCGCCGACCCGGCTTTTCCGGCGCCGGAATATTCGGTCTACGAAGAGCGCAAGCATCGCTGGGTGGCGACCCTCGGCGAGAGCATCGATCACTTCGACTGA
- a CDS encoding 2Fe-2S iron-sulfur cluster-binding protein has product MTRVRFLDAAGDLSAEVEAPAGERLLDVAQAADQPLEGTCEGQMACSTCHVVVAAEDFAQLPPASEMEEDLLDLAAHVTRTSRLACQIWLTDALGSLTVRMPGAARNMTGR; this is encoded by the coding sequence ATGACCCGCGTCCGCTTTCTCGATGCGGCTGGCGACCTCTCGGCCGAGGTCGAAGCGCCGGCCGGCGAGCGTCTGCTCGACGTGGCCCAGGCGGCCGACCAGCCGCTCGAAGGGACGTGCGAGGGCCAGATGGCCTGCTCGACCTGCCATGTCGTGGTGGCGGCGGAGGATTTCGCGCAGCTGCCACCCGCCTCCGAGATGGAAGAAGACCTGCTCGATCTCGCCGCGCACGTCACCCGCACCTCGCGTCTCGCCTGCCAGATCTGGCTGACCGATGCGCTGGGCAGCCTGACGGTGCGGATGCCGGGCGCGGCGCGGAACATGACCGGGCGCTGA
- a CDS encoding cysteine desulfurase family protein gives MIYLDYQATTPLAPEALAAMRPLWEEGFGNPHSPHRMGRAARAAVEYARDRIAAPFGPGGRLLFTGGATEALNWAIKGIVETIGAEASPRRRIVTTAIEHAAVLDTVAWLGRQGHEVVILTVTRDGIVDLDAARAMIDGDTALVAAMLVNNEIGTIQPIAELGALARAAGAVMICDAVQGYGRVPLPVEACDLVAISAHKIHGPKGIGALWLRDGIVPAPLMHGGGQEGGLRSGTLAPALCAGFGAAAALAFDRIAADAAHVETLWHQARGLLDGWMLNGSADQRWHGNLNVRREGLDVSRLMADLRDIAFSAGSACASGSGRPSHVLEAIGLASAEARSSIRLGFGRYTTSGEIETAMTMICEAADRQRALP, from the coding sequence ATGATCTATCTCGATTATCAGGCGACCACGCCGCTCGCCCCCGAGGCGCTCGCCGCGATGCGGCCGCTGTGGGAGGAGGGCTTCGGCAATCCCCATTCGCCGCATCGCATGGGCCGCGCCGCGCGGGCGGCGGTGGAGTATGCGCGCGACCGGATCGCGGCACCGTTCGGCCCCGGCGGGCGACTGCTGTTCACCGGCGGCGCCACCGAGGCGCTCAACTGGGCGATCAAGGGCATCGTGGAGACAATCGGGGCCGAAGCCAGCCCGCGTCGCCGTATCGTCACCACCGCGATCGAACATGCCGCGGTGCTCGATACGGTCGCCTGGCTGGGCCGGCAGGGGCATGAGGTGGTCATCCTGACGGTGACGCGCGACGGGATCGTCGATCTCGATGCCGCGCGCGCAATGATCGACGGCGATACCGCGCTGGTCGCGGCGATGCTGGTCAACAACGAGATCGGCACGATCCAGCCGATCGCCGAACTCGGCGCGCTGGCGCGGGCGGCGGGGGCGGTGATGATCTGCGATGCGGTGCAGGGCTATGGCCGGGTGCCGCTGCCGGTCGAGGCCTGCGACCTGGTCGCGATCTCGGCGCACAAGATCCACGGGCCGAAGGGCATAGGCGCGCTGTGGCTGCGCGACGGCATCGTGCCGGCGCCGCTGATGCACGGCGGCGGGCAGGAGGGCGGACTGCGTTCCGGCACGCTGGCGCCGGCGCTCTGTGCCGGATTCGGTGCGGCGGCAGCGCTGGCGTTCGATCGGATCGCGGCCGATGCGGCGCATGTCGAAACCTTGTGGCATCAGGCGAGGGGCCTGCTCGATGGTTGGATGCTGAACGGATCGGCGGATCAACGCTGGCACGGCAACCTTAACGTCCGCCGCGAGGGCCTCGACGTATCGCGGCTGATGGCCGATCTGCGCGATATCGCCTTTTCGGCCGGCTCCGCCTGTGCCAGCGGATCGGGGCGGCCGAGCCATGTGCTGGAGGCGATCGGGCTGGCGTCTGCCGAGGCCCGGTCCAGCATCAGGCTCGGCTTCGGCCGCTATACGACATCAGGGGAGATCGAGACGGCGATGACGATGATCTGTGAAGCGGCCGACCGCCAGCGCGCGCTGCCATGA
- a CDS encoding cysteine desulfurase family protein — protein MPPRVYLDHAATTPLRPVARAAMMEAYGHWANPSSPHAEGRAARAALEAARVRIAEALGWRGAILFTSGASEGIAMVMARAKTARRIVSTVEHDAVRRVSEGAIALPVGSDGRVTDVGLALALEQAGERPGHAPLVAVQLVNSETGVIQPARMIGETVRQAGGLWLCDATQAVGKMTLPDADFLAFSAHKFGGPPGVGALLVRDLATLAPSGGQEQGYRGGTEDMPSIAGMAAALAEGPGWMERVTELRAHLDGVIEEEGGEIVARGAPRLPTIASYRMPGMAAAAQLIRFDSAGFAVSAGSACSSGSLKPSHVLAAMGLDPQAASEVIRVSFGRTTRREDVWRFADQWRAIAADARSRAA, from the coding sequence ATGCCACCCCGCGTCTATCTCGATCATGCCGCGACCACCCCGCTGCGCCCCGTCGCCCGTGCCGCGATGATGGAGGCCTATGGGCATTGGGCGAACCCGTCCTCGCCCCATGCCGAGGGCCGGGCGGCGCGTGCCGCGCTGGAGGCGGCGCGGGTGCGGATCGCCGAAGCGCTGGGCTGGCGCGGCGCGATCCTGTTCACCAGCGGCGCGAGCGAGGGCATCGCCATGGTGATGGCGCGGGCGAAAACGGCACGCCGGATCGTCTCGACGGTCGAGCATGACGCGGTGCGCCGGGTGAGCGAGGGGGCGATCGCGTTGCCGGTGGGGAGCGACGGGCGCGTCACCGATGTCGGGCTCGCGCTGGCGCTCGAACAGGCCGGCGAACGGCCCGGCCATGCGCCGCTGGTCGCGGTGCAGCTGGTCAACAGCGAGACCGGCGTGATCCAGCCCGCCCGGATGATCGGCGAGACGGTGCGCCAGGCCGGCGGGCTGTGGCTGTGCGATGCCACCCAGGCGGTCGGCAAGATGACGCTGCCGGATGCCGATTTCCTGGCCTTCTCGGCGCACAAATTCGGCGGGCCGCCGGGCGTCGGTGCGCTGCTGGTGCGCGATCTGGCGACGCTGGCGCCGTCCGGCGGGCAGGAACAGGGCTATCGCGGCGGCACCGAGGATATGCCGTCGATCGCCGGCATGGCGGCAGCGCTGGCGGAAGGGCCGGGCTGGATGGAGCGGGTCACCGAATTGCGCGCGCACCTGGATGGCGTGATCGAGGAGGAGGGCGGCGAGATCGTCGCGCGCGGCGCGCCGCGGCTGCCGACCATCGCCTCCTACCGGATGCCGGGCATGGCAGCGGCGGCGCAGCTGATCCGCTTCGACAGCGCCGGCTTCGCGGTGTCGGCGGGCAGCGCCTGCTCGTCGGGCAGTCTCAAGCCCAGCCACGTCCTCGCCGCGATGGGCCTGGACCCGCAGGCGGCGTCCGAGGTGATCCGGGTGAGCTTCGGCCGCACCACGCGGCGCGAAGACGTCTGGCGCTTCGCCGACCAGTGGCGGGCGATCGCCGCCGATGCCCGGTCCCGCGCGGCATGA
- a CDS encoding alpha/beta hydrolase translates to MPEVIFPGPEGRLEGRFTPGPRPRAPVALILHPHPQAGGTMNNAIVQALFKTYVRRGFATLRFNFRGVGKSQGVFDNGIGELSDAASALDWVQSIHPEASQTWIAGYSFGAWIGMQLLMRRPEVRGFISIAPPASMYDFSFLAPCPSSGILIQGDADEVATPAATQKLVDKLRTQKHITIHHDTIPQANHFFANEMEPLMKSVDGYLDMRLK, encoded by the coding sequence ATGCCCGAAGTCATCTTTCCCGGCCCCGAAGGCCGCCTCGAAGGTCGTTTCACCCCCGGTCCGCGTCCGCGCGCACCCGTCGCGCTGATCCTCCATCCGCACCCGCAGGCGGGTGGCACGATGAACAACGCGATCGTCCAGGCCCTGTTCAAGACCTATGTGCGCCGCGGCTTCGCCACGTTGCGCTTCAATTTCCGTGGCGTCGGCAAGTCGCAGGGCGTGTTCGACAATGGCATCGGCGAGCTGTCCGATGCGGCGAGCGCGCTCGACTGGGTGCAGTCGATCCACCCGGAAGCCTCGCAGACCTGGATCGCCGGCTACAGCTTCGGCGCCTGGATCGGCATGCAGCTGCTGATGCGCCGCCCGGAAGTGCGCGGCTTCATCTCGATCGCACCGCCGGCGAGCATGTATGATTTCAGCTTCCTCGCCCCCTGCCCGTCGTCCGGCATCCTGATCCAGGGCGACGCCGACGAGGTGGCGACACCGGCCGCGACCCAGAAGCTGGTCGACAAGCTGCGCACCCAGAAGCACATCACCATCCACCACGACACCATCCCGCAGGCGAACCATTTCTTCGCGAACGAGATGGAGCCGCTGATGAAGTCGGTGGACGGCTATCTGGACATGCGGCTGAAGTGA
- a CDS encoding threonine ammonia-lyase: protein MRAAAHALTGIGVLTPLISTEIRGEPVHIKAECLQRTGSFKLRGAWWRLSSIPAEGRAAGVVAFSSGNHAQGVAWAAQRLGMPALIVMPADAPAAKVAGTQAAGAEILFYDRLTESREAIAARVAQERGAVLVPSFDDPWIVEGQGTAGLEIAAQYRAQTGRDVERIAVCCGGGGLSSGIALGAPDADIIVAEPEGWDDMGESLRRGEIVPVQPDPPATSCDALQTLRVAPLTFDILKGRGATGVAVSEAEVAEAMRFAFERLKIVAEPGGAVALAAALAGKVSLAGTVLLVSGGNVDPATFRRLAS from the coding sequence ATCCGCGCCGCAGCGCATGCCCTGACCGGAATAGGGGTTCTGACGCCCCTGATTTCAACCGAGATCCGGGGTGAACCGGTCCATATCAAGGCCGAATGCCTTCAGCGCACCGGCAGCTTCAAATTGCGCGGGGCGTGGTGGCGATTGTCGTCGATCCCGGCGGAAGGGCGCGCGGCGGGGGTCGTCGCCTTCTCGTCGGGCAATCATGCCCAGGGCGTGGCGTGGGCGGCGCAGCGACTGGGGATGCCGGCGCTGATCGTGATGCCGGCCGACGCGCCGGCCGCCAAGGTAGCGGGCACGCAGGCCGCGGGCGCCGAGATCCTGTTCTATGACCGGCTGACCGAAAGCCGTGAGGCGATCGCCGCGCGGGTCGCGCAGGAACGCGGCGCGGTGCTGGTGCCGAGCTTCGACGATCCCTGGATCGTGGAAGGGCAGGGTACGGCGGGGCTGGAGATCGCCGCGCAATATCGCGCGCAGACCGGGCGGGATGTCGAGCGGATCGCGGTCTGCTGTGGCGGCGGCGGGCTGTCGTCCGGCATCGCGCTGGGGGCGCCCGATGCCGACATCATCGTGGCCGAGCCGGAGGGCTGGGACGATATGGGCGAATCGCTGCGCCGGGGCGAGATCGTGCCGGTCCAGCCCGACCCGCCGGCGACATCCTGCGATGCGCTCCAGACGCTGCGGGTGGCGCCGCTGACTTTCGATATCCTGAAAGGGCGCGGTGCGACCGGGGTGGCGGTGAGCGAGGCCGAGGTGGCAGAGGCGATGCGCTTCGCCTTCGAGCGGCTCAAGATCGTGGCGGAGCCGGGCGGCGCGGTGGCGCTGGCGGCGGCGCTGGCGGGCAAGGTGTCGCTGGCCGGCACCGTGCTGCTGGTCTCGGGCGGCAATGTCGATCCGGCGACCTTCCGCCGGCTGGCGAGTTAG